A single genomic interval of Antarcticibacterium arcticum harbors:
- a CDS encoding 2-isopropylmalate synthase, producing MSNGKIEIFDTTLRDGEQVPGCKLNTTQKLKIADKLDSLGVDVIEAGFPVSSPGDFKSVKEISRLVKNASVCALTRAVKKDIEVAAEALKHARRPRIHTGIGTSDSHIKYKFNSTREEIIVRAREAVSYAKNFVDDVEFYAEDAGRTDNEYLARVCTAAVEAGATVLNIPDTTGYCLPEEYGKKIKYLKDHVKDIEKVTISCHCHNDLGLATANAIAGIMNGARQIECTINGIGERAGNTALEEVVMILRQHPTLNLHTNIQPKLLYALSNLVSREMGMFVQPNKAIVGANAFAHSSGIHQDGVIKNRETYEIIDPADVGVTESAIVLTARSGRAALAYKAKKMGYELTKLQLDIVYAEFLSYADHRKEVADTDLHEIMSISFKNRAIA from the coding sequence ATGAGTAATGGAAAGATAGAAATTTTTGACACGACCTTACGGGATGGCGAGCAGGTTCCCGGCTGCAAATTAAACACCACTCAAAAACTAAAGATTGCTGATAAATTGGATTCCCTGGGAGTTGACGTTATAGAAGCCGGTTTTCCTGTTTCCAGTCCCGGCGATTTCAAATCCGTAAAAGAAATATCCAGACTGGTAAAGAATGCATCGGTTTGCGCACTCACCCGTGCGGTTAAAAAAGATATCGAAGTAGCTGCTGAAGCGCTCAAACATGCGAGAAGACCCAGAATACATACAGGCATTGGCACTTCAGATTCTCATATAAAATATAAGTTCAACTCGACCCGGGAGGAGATCATTGTTCGCGCCAGGGAGGCTGTTTCCTATGCGAAGAATTTCGTGGATGACGTGGAATTTTATGCTGAAGATGCCGGCAGGACAGATAATGAATACCTGGCCAGGGTTTGTACAGCAGCAGTGGAAGCCGGCGCGACCGTATTGAATATCCCCGACACCACCGGCTACTGCCTTCCCGAAGAATATGGAAAAAAGATCAAATATCTTAAGGACCATGTAAAGGATATTGAAAAGGTAACTATTTCCTGCCATTGCCATAATGACCTGGGACTGGCTACAGCCAATGCTATTGCGGGAATTATGAACGGCGCCAGGCAAATAGAATGTACCATTAATGGCATTGGTGAACGCGCGGGAAATACGGCACTGGAAGAAGTTGTCATGATCCTTAGGCAACATCCTACCCTGAACCTGCACACCAATATACAGCCAAAGCTTTTATATGCTTTAAGCAACCTGGTCTCCAGGGAAATGGGAATGTTCGTACAACCAAATAAAGCCATTGTAGGAGCCAACGCTTTTGCACACAGCTCGGGCATTCACCAGGACGGGGTCATCAAAAACAGGGAAACCTATGAGATCATTGACCCGGCCGATGTGGGGGTAACAGAATCTGCCATTGTTTTAACCGCCAGAAGCGGCAGGGCGGCCCTGGCCTACAAAGCCAAAAAAATGGGCTATGAGTTGACGAAACTTCAGCTGGACATAGTCTATGCAGAATTCCTTAGTTATGCCGATCACAGGAAAGAGGTAGCCGATACAGACCTTCATGAGATCATGTCCATTTCATTTAAGAACCGAGCTATAGCCTGA
- a CDS encoding MATE family efflux transporter, which yields MKPTGPNIYTEGKIFTSLVSLALPIIFANILQTTYQLIDTFWLGRLGADAVAAVSLSFPVLFLVLSIGSGLTLAGTVMVAQYKGADNQKMVNYSSSQSVFLILLISIVLAVISYFSAGPLMTIIGAGPEIYDDSVAYFKVSSFGFVFLFLFFIFQSLMRGIGNVMLPVYIILFTVFLNLVLDPLFIYGYGPIPGYGVAGAAVASIITQGLSAAIGLYILFRGKNGIKIKLSSMYFDMINLKRTFNLGFPASVEQSTRALGMTMMVILVTSFGSEIVAAYGIGARILSFIVIPALGLGIATTSLIGQNIGARKIKRAEQVANLSNKIAFFGLTGLGIILFIFAETLTAFFIPNDPEVIRDGALFIKIMAPSFGLLGVQQVMNGTFNGAGFTKASMLISILSLWVVRFPLAYVLSYNTPLSYEGIWWAFPISNLIAAIVAFIYFKMGYWKMRVFKYRN from the coding sequence ATGAAGCCTACTGGTCCCAATATATATACTGAAGGAAAAATATTTACTTCGCTTGTAAGCTTAGCCCTTCCCATAATTTTTGCAAATATTCTTCAAACCACTTACCAACTAATAGATACATTTTGGTTGGGTAGACTTGGAGCCGATGCAGTGGCAGCCGTAAGTTTAAGTTTCCCTGTTCTCTTCCTTGTTCTCTCAATAGGTTCAGGGTTAACCCTGGCCGGTACAGTGATGGTAGCACAATACAAAGGCGCAGATAACCAGAAAATGGTGAATTACAGCTCTTCCCAAAGTGTGTTTTTAATTTTGCTTATTTCTATTGTACTTGCAGTTATAAGTTATTTTTCTGCAGGGCCCTTAATGACCATTATTGGGGCCGGGCCAGAGATTTATGATGATTCTGTAGCATATTTTAAAGTTTCCTCCTTTGGATTCGTTTTCCTGTTTCTCTTCTTTATTTTTCAATCCCTTATGCGGGGCATTGGCAATGTAATGCTACCGGTGTATATAATCCTGTTCACTGTTTTTTTAAACCTGGTATTAGACCCGCTTTTTATTTACGGTTATGGTCCTATTCCAGGTTACGGGGTGGCGGGAGCGGCGGTGGCCAGCATCATCACACAGGGACTTTCCGCGGCAATTGGACTTTACATTTTGTTCCGGGGAAAAAATGGGATTAAAATAAAATTATCCTCCATGTACTTTGATATGATCAACCTGAAACGAACTTTCAATCTTGGGTTTCCCGCGAGTGTAGAACAGTCTACCAGGGCACTTGGTATGACAATGATGGTGATCCTTGTAACAAGTTTTGGAAGTGAAATTGTTGCAGCTTACGGGATTGGAGCGAGGATTCTAAGTTTTATAGTGATCCCCGCACTGGGACTGGGAATTGCCACTACCTCACTAATAGGACAAAACATTGGAGCAAGGAAAATTAAACGTGCAGAACAGGTTGCAAACCTTAGCAATAAGATTGCGTTCTTCGGCCTCACGGGATTGGGGATCATCCTCTTCATATTTGCTGAAACACTTACAGCATTTTTTATCCCCAACGATCCTGAAGTAATTAGGGATGGCGCCCTTTTCATTAAAATTATGGCACCAAGCTTCGGACTTTTAGGAGTACAACAGGTAATGAACGGAACATTTAATGGGGCAGGATTCACAAAAGCGTCCATGCTAATCTCTATTCTTAGCCTTTGGGTGGTAAGATTTCCCCTGGCGTATGTTCTATCCTATAATACCCCCCTTAGTTATGAAGGGATCTGGTGGGCATTTCCTATATCAAATCTCATCGCCGCAATAGTTGCCTTCATCTATTTTAAAATGGGGTACTGGAAGATGCGGGTGTTTAAATACCGGAATTGA
- a CDS encoding RluA family pseudouridine synthase, translating into MNSDKIISTSRNLQVLYEDNHVIIVNKRPGDIVQGDKTGDVPLSEVVKEYIKEKYNKPGNVYLGVVHRLDRPTSGIVLFAKTSKALPRLNKLFKEKDANKTYWAIVKNAPPKQQDSLVHYLKRNTKQNKSVAHTREVPESKRAILHYIILKKLDNYYLLEIDLETGRHHQIRSQLSAIGCPIKGDLKYGFDRSNKDASIHLHARKLSFVHPVSKEEIEVLAPPPVDPVWDACK; encoded by the coding sequence TTGAATTCAGATAAAATCATATCCACCTCCCGGAACCTGCAGGTCTTGTATGAGGATAATCACGTGATCATTGTGAATAAAAGGCCGGGGGATATTGTTCAGGGAGATAAGACCGGAGATGTTCCCTTGAGCGAGGTGGTGAAGGAATATATCAAAGAAAAATATAACAAACCCGGGAATGTCTACCTGGGAGTGGTGCATAGACTGGACCGTCCCACCAGCGGGATCGTTTTGTTTGCCAAAACCTCAAAAGCCCTACCCAGGCTTAATAAACTTTTCAAGGAGAAGGACGCAAATAAAACCTATTGGGCCATAGTTAAAAATGCGCCTCCAAAACAACAGGATTCCCTGGTACATTACCTGAAAAGAAACACCAAGCAAAATAAATCTGTTGCCCATACCAGGGAGGTGCCTGAAAGTAAAAGAGCTATCCTTCATTATATAATTTTGAAAAAACTGGACAACTATTACCTGCTGGAAATAGATCTTGAAACAGGAAGACATCACCAGATAAGGAGCCAGCTTTCAGCAATTGGCTGCCCAATTAAAGGCGACCTTAAATATGGTTTTGACCGCAGTAATAAGGACGCCAGCATACATTTACATGCCCGCAAACTCTCCTTTGTACATCCCGTGAGCAAAGAAGAAATAGAGGTTCTTGCACCACCACCCGTTGATCCTGTTTGGGATGCCTGTAAATAA
- the panB gene encoding 3-methyl-2-oxobutanoate hydroxymethyltransferase, whose protein sequence is MSVAKKQYKRVTTKSLVEMKANGEKIAMLTAYDFSMAQIVDGAGIDVILVGDSASNVMAGHETTLPITLDQMIYHAASVIRGIERSLVVVDLPFGSYQSDPKEALRSAIRIMKESGGHAVKLEGGKEIKDSVKRILNAGIPVMGHLGLTPQSIYKFGTYTVRAKEEQEAEKLKSDALLLEKMGCFALVLEKVPAKLAKEVAESLSIPVIGIGAGNGVDGQVLVIHDMLGMNHEFNPRFLRRYADLHAVMTKAFEDYRDDVKSSSFPSDEEQY, encoded by the coding sequence ATGTCAGTCGCAAAAAAACAATACAAACGTGTTACCACCAAATCTCTGGTAGAGATGAAGGCCAACGGAGAGAAAATAGCCATGTTAACCGCCTACGATTTTAGTATGGCACAAATAGTTGACGGGGCAGGAATTGATGTGATCCTTGTGGGTGACTCGGCCAGTAATGTTATGGCAGGACATGAGACTACGCTACCTATTACCCTGGATCAAATGATCTACCATGCTGCCAGCGTAATACGGGGGATTGAAAGATCTCTTGTGGTAGTTGATCTCCCCTTTGGAAGTTACCAGAGCGATCCTAAAGAAGCTTTGCGGTCTGCCATCAGGATAATGAAAGAGAGCGGTGGGCATGCAGTTAAACTGGAAGGCGGCAAGGAGATAAAAGATTCAGTAAAAAGAATACTGAATGCGGGAATTCCCGTTATGGGCCATTTAGGACTTACCCCCCAATCTATTTATAAATTTGGCACCTATACGGTGCGGGCAAAAGAAGAGCAGGAAGCCGAAAAATTAAAGAGCGATGCATTGCTGCTTGAAAAAATGGGATGTTTTGCACTGGTCCTTGAAAAAGTCCCGGCCAAACTGGCCAAAGAAGTGGCAGAAAGTCTTTCCATTCCAGTTATTGGAATTGGTGCCGGAAACGGGGTTGATGGGCAGGTACTGGTGATTCACGATATGCTGGGAATGAACCACGAGTTTAATCCGCGTTTCTTAAGAAGATATGCCGATCTTCACGCTGTGATGACAAAGGCCTTTGAAGATTACCGTGATGATGTGAAGAGCAGCAGTTTCCCTTCAGATGAGGAGCAGTATTGA
- a CDS encoding nuclear transport factor 2 family protein, whose translation MKHLQIFILLLLSTSGFAQNQPEDDKVKKVVTDFFEAFHQQDSLALRELAHPNVIMQSVSTNPAGETKVVTVDYGNFLKSIVSIPASTKFEEKLHSFDVTMNGSLATIVTPFSFYLNGNLSHCGVNSFTMVKEAEEWKIVHIIDTRIKEGCKE comes from the coding sequence ATGAAACATCTGCAAATATTCATCCTTCTCCTGCTTAGCACTTCAGGCTTTGCACAAAACCAACCAGAAGATGACAAAGTAAAAAAGGTGGTTACAGATTTTTTTGAGGCATTCCATCAACAGGATTCCCTGGCGCTTCGTGAATTAGCTCATCCAAATGTCATCATGCAGTCTGTTTCCACAAATCCTGCGGGGGAGACAAAGGTAGTAACAGTAGACTACGGGAATTTTCTCAAATCTATAGTTTCTATTCCTGCCTCCACCAAATTTGAGGAAAAACTGCATTCTTTTGATGTAACAATGAATGGATCACTGGCTACCATTGTTACTCCGTTTTCATTTTATTTAAACGGGAATTTAAGTCATTGTGGAGTCAATTCCTTTACAATGGTTAAGGAAGCAGAAGAATGGAAGATAGTGCATATTATAGACACCCGCATTAAGGAAGGATGTAAGGAATAA
- a CDS encoding CPBP family glutamic-type intramembrane protease has protein sequence MERTSTAKIKNLIGNFGSMLGFYFLFFISLGMLKMIFPQFEIDQYQQSDINRLLEEDPWRLVLLAVVFAPIIEEGMFRTLIKPSQNELIFFLCSWLLVIGIAIIPENINWLIKFGFLFLSFILSFIFLKEFIPENWQRRLCTFLNKHYRILWLLTAVIFGMVHIYNYVEGFDLNFVLFLLIVPRIIAGYFFGKIKIENHGLFWPIAMHAMNNGIVFLILLPKILLN, from the coding sequence ATGGAAAGAACCTCAACAGCCAAGATCAAAAACCTTATTGGGAATTTTGGATCTATGCTGGGATTTTATTTCCTCTTCTTTATTTCGCTGGGAATGCTGAAAATGATCTTTCCCCAATTTGAAATTGACCAATATCAGCAAAGTGACATTAACAGGCTGCTGGAAGAAGATCCCTGGAGACTTGTCCTCCTGGCGGTGGTTTTTGCTCCCATAATTGAAGAAGGAATGTTCCGCACCCTAATAAAACCATCCCAGAATGAACTGATATTTTTTTTGTGTTCGTGGCTGTTGGTTATAGGTATCGCTATAATTCCTGAAAATATAAACTGGCTTATAAAATTTGGCTTTCTTTTTCTGTCATTTATACTTTCATTTATTTTTTTAAAGGAATTTATTCCCGAAAATTGGCAGAGGAGATTGTGCACTTTTCTCAATAAACATTACAGGATCCTTTGGTTATTAACGGCAGTAATTTTTGGTATGGTGCATATCTACAATTACGTTGAAGGTTTTGATCTTAATTTTGTGCTGTTCCTTTTAATTGTGCCCCGTATTATTGCAGGGTATTTCTTCGGAAAGATAAAAATTGAGAATCATGGCCTTTTCTGGCCTATTGCTATGCACGCAATGAATAACGGAATTGTGTTTTTAATCCTGCTGCCGAAGATTCTTTTGAATTGA
- the dnaK gene encoding molecular chaperone DnaK, whose product MSKIIGIDLGTTNSCVAVMEGNEPTVIPNAEGKRTTPSVIAFVEGGEIKVGDPAKRQAVTNPTKTISSIKRFMGNKYSESSKEAGRVPYKVQKGDNDTARVDIDGRMYTPQELSAMILQKMKKTAEDYLGHEVTEAVITVPAYFNDSQRQATKEAGEIAGLKVRRIINEPTAAALAYGLDKKSTDQKIAVYDLGGGTFDISILELGDGVFEVLSTNGDTHLGGDDFDEVIIDWLADDFKKAEDIDLRKDPMALQRLKEAAEKAKIELSSSSQTEINLPYVTATATGPKHLVQTLTRAKFEQLADELVKRSMAPVKKALDDAGLSKSDIDEVILVGGSTRIPKIQEEVEKFFGKKPSKGVNPDEVVAIGASIQGGVLTGEVKDVLLLDVTPLSLGIETMGGVMTKLIESNTTIPTKKSQVFSTAADNQPSVEIHVLQGERPMATDNKTIGRFHLDGIPPAQRGTPQIEVTFDIDANGIIKVSATDKATNKTQDIRIEASSGLTEEEIKKMKADAEANAESDKKTKEKVEKLNEADAMIFQTENQLKEFGDKLSDEKKKPIEEALEDLKKAYESKEVETIQPALDKINEAWKVASEEMYKAQADGQGQPGGPQGAPGADGQPGGSGDSKQGDDVEDVDFEEVK is encoded by the coding sequence ATGAGTAAAATAATTGGAATTGACTTAGGAACTACCAACTCTTGCGTTGCAGTAATGGAAGGTAATGAACCAACGGTAATCCCAAATGCCGAAGGAAAAAGAACCACTCCCTCTGTAATTGCATTTGTAGAAGGTGGAGAGATCAAAGTAGGAGACCCTGCAAAACGTCAGGCGGTAACTAACCCAACCAAGACCATATCTTCTATTAAAAGATTTATGGGAAACAAATATTCTGAATCTTCAAAAGAGGCAGGAAGAGTTCCTTATAAAGTACAGAAAGGTGATAACGATACTGCCCGTGTGGATATTGACGGAAGAATGTACACGCCACAGGAATTATCGGCTATGATCCTTCAGAAAATGAAGAAAACTGCTGAAGATTATTTAGGACATGAGGTTACAGAAGCTGTAATTACTGTTCCTGCATATTTCAACGATTCCCAACGTCAGGCTACCAAAGAAGCCGGTGAGATCGCTGGCCTTAAGGTGAGAAGAATTATAAACGAGCCAACTGCTGCGGCCCTTGCTTACGGTCTTGATAAAAAATCAACCGACCAGAAGATCGCGGTTTATGACCTTGGTGGTGGTACTTTTGATATCTCTATCCTTGAATTGGGTGACGGGGTTTTTGAAGTGTTATCTACCAATGGAGATACGCATTTAGGTGGGGATGACTTTGATGAAGTTATTATCGACTGGTTAGCCGATGATTTCAAAAAAGCTGAAGATATCGACCTTAGAAAAGATCCAATGGCTTTGCAACGTCTAAAAGAAGCTGCAGAGAAAGCGAAGATTGAATTATCATCTTCCAGCCAGACTGAAATCAATTTACCATATGTAACCGCTACAGCAACAGGACCAAAACACCTTGTGCAAACTTTGACAAGAGCGAAATTTGAACAATTAGCCGATGAGTTGGTGAAACGTTCTATGGCGCCTGTAAAGAAAGCTTTGGATGATGCAGGCCTTTCAAAAAGCGATATAGATGAGGTGATCCTTGTAGGAGGTTCAACCCGTATTCCTAAGATCCAGGAAGAGGTGGAGAAATTCTTCGGTAAAAAACCATCTAAAGGAGTAAACCCAGATGAGGTTGTTGCAATTGGTGCATCTATCCAGGGTGGGGTATTAACCGGGGAAGTAAAAGATGTATTGCTTCTTGATGTTACACCACTTTCTTTAGGTATTGAAACTATGGGTGGGGTAATGACCAAGCTTATTGAGTCAAACACTACAATTCCAACCAAGAAATCACAGGTTTTCTCAACAGCGGCCGATAATCAGCCTTCTGTAGAAATCCACGTGTTACAGGGAGAGCGCCCTATGGCTACTGATAATAAGACAATTGGTAGATTCCACCTTGACGGAATTCCACCTGCACAAAGAGGTACACCACAAATTGAAGTGACCTTTGATATTGATGCCAACGGTATTATCAAAGTAAGCGCTACAGATAAAGCGACCAATAAAACTCAGGACATTAGAATTGAAGCATCTTCAGGATTAACAGAAGAAGAGATCAAGAAAATGAAAGCTGATGCTGAAGCTAATGCTGAAAGCGATAAGAAAACCAAGGAGAAAGTAGAAAAGCTAAATGAAGCTGATGCTATGATCTTTCAAACTGAAAATCAGTTGAAGGAATTTGGAGATAAACTTTCAGATGAAAAGAAAAAGCCTATCGAAGAAGCTTTGGAAGATTTGAAGAAAGCTTATGAGTCTAAAGAAGTTGAAACAATTCAGCCTGCACTTGATAAGATCAACGAGGCCTGGAAAGTAGCTTCAGAAGAAATGTACAAGGCACAGGCAGATGGCCAGGGGCAACCGGGAGGACCACAAGGTGCACCGGGAGCTGACGGGCAGCCAGGCGGAAGCGGAGACTCCAAACAAGGAGACGACGTGGAAGACGTAGATTTTGAAGAAGTAAAGTAA
- a CDS encoding NRAMP family divalent metal transporter, whose amino-acid sequence MNEENYPAKNKISLLKSIGPGFLLAGAAVGVSHLVQATRAGADYGLILFWVLLLACISKYPFLEFGPRFTAGTGKHLISGYRTLGKFPYWTYVILTIGSMFIIQAAVTIVTAGLAERLFNFGLSPFFWSVIILISCIAILLIGKYPGLDRSMKIIISFLTLATLGAVLMAIGAGAAEQAIHTEAPSLWTTASIGFIIAFMGWMPIPLDAAVWHSLWTKERALQTKQKLSIKGAFTDFNVGYLSAAFIGLLFFFLGVLVMFGSGTSFSSNSVEFSSQLINLYGKTLGDWSKPLIAVAAFITMFSTVLTVTDAYPRVISELKNYKRDNAQEKEHKWKIYRIAIFIIPVLSLSILFFLSGSFTILVDFAAGLSFLSAPFLAWFNYKLVTGKQMPEKHRPGKNYRLFSLICFAFLVLFNLVYLYYNFFL is encoded by the coding sequence ATGAATGAAGAAAATTACCCCGCAAAAAATAAAATTTCTCTGCTAAAAAGTATTGGTCCGGGTTTTTTACTCGCGGGTGCTGCTGTGGGAGTTTCCCACCTGGTCCAGGCTACCCGGGCAGGCGCCGATTATGGTTTAATATTATTTTGGGTGCTGTTACTCGCCTGTATTTCAAAATATCCTTTTTTGGAATTTGGCCCCCGATTTACCGCCGGCACCGGAAAACACCTTATTTCGGGTTACAGGACCCTGGGTAAATTTCCCTACTGGACATACGTGATCTTAACCATAGGAAGTATGTTTATTATTCAGGCTGCTGTTACAATCGTTACCGCCGGACTCGCAGAAAGGCTTTTCAATTTTGGACTCAGCCCGTTCTTCTGGAGTGTGATCATTTTGATCTCTTGTATTGCTATACTTCTTATTGGAAAATATCCCGGCCTTGATAGAAGTATGAAGATCATAATTTCCTTTTTGACCCTGGCCACACTTGGGGCGGTATTAATGGCTATTGGAGCAGGTGCTGCTGAACAGGCAATTCATACAGAAGCACCTTCTTTATGGACAACAGCCAGTATTGGATTTATCATAGCATTTATGGGATGGATGCCCATTCCTCTTGATGCTGCTGTATGGCACTCCCTCTGGACCAAAGAAAGAGCTTTACAAACCAAACAAAAACTTTCTATTAAAGGTGCATTCACAGATTTTAATGTGGGATATCTTTCAGCAGCCTTTATTGGTCTCCTGTTCTTTTTCCTGGGGGTCCTGGTGATGTTTGGCAGCGGTACTTCCTTTTCTTCCAACAGTGTTGAATTCTCCTCACAACTCATCAATCTCTATGGCAAAACTCTGGGCGACTGGAGTAAGCCCTTAATAGCGGTAGCCGCTTTTATTACAATGTTTAGTACCGTATTAACGGTTACCGATGCTTATCCCAGGGTAATTTCCGAATTAAAAAATTATAAACGGGATAATGCGCAGGAGAAAGAACATAAATGGAAAATTTACAGGATTGCGATTTTTATTATTCCCGTGCTTTCACTTTCTATTCTTTTTTTCCTTTCCGGGTCTTTTACAATTTTGGTAGATTTCGCTGCAGGTCTTTCATTTCTTTCTGCTCCTTTCCTGGCGTGGTTTAATTACAAATTGGTTACAGGTAAACAAATGCCGGAAAAACACAGGCCGGGGAAAAATTACAGGCTGTTTAGTTTAATTTGTTTTGCCTTCCTGGTACTGTTTAATCTGGTGTATCTTTACTACAACTTCTTTTTATAA
- a CDS encoding alpha/beta hydrolase, translating to MNPAEKQVSYQITYTYSTLNSFTSNTKNVWVVFHGIGYLSRYFLKYFKQLNPEENYIIAPQAPSKYYLNNEYRHVGASWLTKENTEAETENILTYLDAVYKTENLQNAPNLILFGYSQGVSIASRWVARNKTGCNQLILHSGGLPKELQPEDFEFLDDTRVTLIYGDADEYLNKEKLEKETQRARELFGDKLEIISFEGGHEVNTDLIGKFN from the coding sequence ATGAATCCGGCAGAAAAACAGGTTTCTTATCAAATCACCTATACTTACAGTACACTTAATAGTTTCACTTCAAATACTAAAAATGTATGGGTTGTATTTCACGGCATTGGATATTTAAGCCGCTATTTCCTAAAATATTTTAAACAACTTAACCCTGAAGAAAATTACATTATAGCTCCCCAGGCTCCATCCAAATATTATTTAAATAATGAATACCGACACGTGGGGGCCTCCTGGTTAACCAAAGAAAATACAGAGGCCGAAACGGAAAATATTTTAACTTATTTAGATGCGGTTTATAAAACCGAAAATCTCCAAAATGCACCAAATCTTATACTTTTTGGATATTCCCAGGGAGTTTCTATTGCCTCCCGTTGGGTAGCGCGTAATAAAACCGGGTGCAACCAGCTCATCCTGCATTCTGGTGGATTACCGAAAGAATTACAACCGGAGGATTTTGAATTTCTTGATGATACCAGGGTGACTCTAATATACGGCGATGCCGATGAATATCTGAATAAAGAAAAATTGGAAAAAGAAACTCAACGGGCCAGGGAATTATTTGGGGACAAGCTGGAGATTATTTCTTTTGAAGGAGGGCACGAGGTAAATACAGATTTGATAGGGAAATTTAATTAA
- a CDS encoding PaaI family thioesterase, with protein MEKQEILAKCNEMSRNTLMQTLNIEFIDIGEDFVTAKMPVTATVHQPDGVLHGGASVALAESVGSVASHIFIDAAEYYIRGIEISANHIKSISEGDVYAKATFIHKGRTTQLWNIRITDVDDNLISVVKLTTIALPKKN; from the coding sequence ATGGAGAAACAAGAAATTCTTGCTAAATGCAATGAAATGTCACGAAATACCCTGATGCAAACTTTAAATATTGAATTTATTGATATAGGTGAAGATTTTGTCACCGCTAAAATGCCTGTTACCGCAACCGTTCACCAGCCTGATGGAGTACTTCATGGAGGTGCCAGTGTTGCTCTGGCGGAAAGTGTAGGCAGCGTGGCTTCACACATTTTCATTGATGCCGCTGAATATTACATAAGAGGAATTGAGATCTCTGCCAATCACATTAAAAGCATTTCTGAAGGAGATGTGTACGCAAAGGCAACTTTTATTCATAAAGGCCGCACAACGCAATTATGGAATATAAGAATCACCGATGTAGATGATAATTTGATCTCTGTAGTTAAACTTACCACCATAGCACTTCCAAAAAAGAATTAA
- a CDS encoding chorismate-binding protein — protein sequence MQHTSQFFKLLHSQWIKELPFAAYRDLGQSEKKLKALLQKDAAINKVSDFSESGFVFAPFDSTREVILIPVNNSEEIYSIFNGDEHTSGAQFKPDTTTEIAEENEAHQGLVQLGIDAIKAGELEKVVLSRKEILQVEDRDPIEIFKRLLKRYPDAFVYIWYHPEIGLWLGATPETLLQVERNRFKTMALAGTKNYSGEIEVEWGGKKRKNSKL from the coding sequence ATGCAGCACACCTCCCAATTTTTTAAATTACTCCACTCGCAATGGATAAAGGAATTGCCATTTGCGGCCTACCGGGACCTGGGCCAAAGTGAAAAAAAATTAAAGGCTCTTTTGCAAAAAGATGCGGCGATCAATAAGGTTTCTGATTTTTCAGAAAGCGGATTTGTATTTGCCCCCTTCGATAGTACCAGGGAAGTAATTCTCATTCCTGTGAATAATTCTGAGGAGATCTATTCGATTTTCAATGGGGACGAGCATACCTCAGGCGCGCAATTCAAGCCTGATACTACGACTGAAATTGCCGAAGAAAATGAAGCTCATCAAGGTTTGGTGCAATTGGGTATTGATGCTATAAAAGCCGGCGAACTTGAAAAAGTAGTGCTTTCCCGAAAGGAAATCCTACAGGTGGAAGATCGGGATCCAATTGAAATTTTTAAGCGCTTATTGAAGAGATATCCCGATGCCTTTGTATACATCTGGTACCACCCCGAAATTGGATTATGGCTGGGTGCCACTCCTGAAACCTTATTACAGGTTGAAAGAAATCGATTTAAGACCATGGCCTTGGCTGGAACCAAGAACTACAGCGGAGAAATTGAAGTGGAATGGGGGGGAAAGAAAAGGAAGAACAGCAAATTGTAA